One window from the genome of Canis aureus isolate CA01 chromosome 18, VMU_Caureus_v.1.0, whole genome shotgun sequence encodes:
- the LOC144288432 gene encoding olfactory receptor 6F1 — protein sequence MGTDNATRHQDFLLLGFPGSQVLQLSLFMLFLVMYILTVGGNMAILMLVSTSHQLHTPMYFFLSNLSFLEIWYTTAAVPKALAILLGRSQTITFTGCLLQMYLVFSLGCTEYFLLAAMAYDRYLAICYPLHYGAIMNSLLSAQLALGSWLCGFLAISVPTALISTLSFCGSRTINHFFCDIAPWITLACTSTQAVELVAFVIAFVVILSSCLITLVSYIYIISTILRIPSASSRSKAFSTCSSHLTVVLIWYGSTIFLHVRLSIKESLDLTKAIHVLNTVVTPVLNPFIYTLRNKEVRETLLKKWKGN from the coding sequence ATGGGCACAGACAATGCAACCCGTCACCAGGATTTTCTCCTGCTGGGCTTTCCTGGGTCCCAGGTCCTTCAGCTATCTCTCTTTATGCTTTTTCTGGTAATGTACATTCTCACAGTGGGTGGGAACATGGCTATATTGATGCTGGTGAGTACCTCCCACCAGCTACATACCCCGATGTACTTCTTTCTGAGCAACCTTTCTTTCTTGGAGATTTGGTATACCACAGCTGCAGTCCCCAAAGCCCTGGCCATCCTTCTGGGGAGAAGCCAAACCATAACATTTACTGGCTGCCTTTTGCAGATGTACCTTGTTTTCTCATTGGGCTGCACAGAGTACTTCCTCCTGGCAGCCATGGCTTACGACCGCTATCTGGCCATCTGCTATCCTCTACACTATGGGGCCATCATGAATAGCCTGCTCTCAGCACAGCTAGCCCTGGGATCATGGCTGTGCGGTTTTCTGGCCATTTCAGTGCCCACAGCTCTCATCAGCACCCTGTCCTTCTGTGGTTCCCGCACTATCAACCACTTCTTCTGTGACATTGCACCCTGGATCACCCTGGCTTGTACCAGCACACAGGCCGTGGAACTCGTGGCCTTTGTGATTGCTTTTGTGGTCATCCTGAGTTCATGCCTCATCACCTTGGTCTCCTACATCTATATCATCAGCACAATTCTCAGGATCCCTTCGGCCAGCAGCAGGAGCAAAGCCTTCTCCACATGCTCTTCACATCTCACTGTGGTGCTCATCTGGTATGGGTCCACCATCTTTCTTCATGTCCGCCTCTCCATCAAAGAGTCCTTGGACCTGACCAAAGCCATTCATGTCCTGAACACTGTGGTGACTCCAGTTCTAAATCCCTTCATCTACACTCTCCGTAATAAAGAAGTAAGGGAAACTCTGCTGAAGAAGTGGAAGGGGAATTAA